Proteins co-encoded in one Arthrobacter sp. ERGS1:01 genomic window:
- a CDS encoding GntR family transcriptional regulator, producing MEARIVIDLGTATPPYEQIQSQIGSLIAVGQLRAGTRLPTVRSLAADLGVAAGTVARAYKELEAAGTVTTNRRQGTVVAGIQAAQPVVSTGSAGGQREVMAAVEHLIRTGRLAGLDDKTILALLRGSLQQSAPPAGRFGQGQ from the coding sequence GTGGAGGCCCGCATTGTCATCGATCTCGGCACGGCGACACCGCCGTATGAACAGATCCAAAGCCAGATCGGCTCGCTGATCGCCGTGGGCCAGCTGCGGGCCGGCACCCGGCTGCCTACCGTCCGCAGCCTGGCCGCCGACCTCGGCGTCGCCGCGGGCACCGTGGCGCGCGCCTATAAGGAACTCGAAGCCGCCGGCACCGTCACCACCAACCGGCGGCAGGGGACGGTGGTGGCCGGAATCCAAGCAGCCCAACCAGTGGTCTCGACAGGCTCGGCCGGCGGGCAGCGGGAGGTGATGGCCGCCGTCGAGCATCTGATCCGGACGGGCCGCCTGGCAGGCCTGGACGACAAGACCATCCTGGCGCTGCTGCGTGGCAGCCTGCAGCAATCGGCCCCGCCAGCCGGACGGTTTGGGCAGGGCCAGTAG
- a CDS encoding NUDIX hydrolase has product MRSTEHLEDVADPGGTGVSVYAAGALCWRVKKKKLELLLIHRQRYDDWSWPKGKLDNGETLAECAVREVYEEVGLPITLGIPLPSIRYVVKPGLKEVHYWAAPVDDMPPIPDGKEVDATIWCSPTKARGLLSNPSDVEPLDALLAAHEAGTLATWPLLVVRHAKAKPRAAWTRAEGERPLAATGRRQALYLQRLLMSWHPERIVTSGWMRCIATISPYAQATKAKVKVVPSLTEADHKRNPAKAAAVIERLLAKSSATAVCTHRPVLPTVLATLATHMDPALAGVLPVLDPHLAPGEVLVAHVSIDNPGRIVAIEQHKPYED; this is encoded by the coding sequence ATGCGCAGCACCGAACATCTTGAAGACGTGGCCGACCCCGGCGGCACGGGCGTTTCCGTCTACGCCGCCGGAGCCCTGTGCTGGCGCGTGAAGAAAAAGAAGCTCGAGCTTCTGCTCATTCACCGCCAGCGCTACGATGACTGGTCCTGGCCCAAGGGCAAGCTGGACAACGGCGAAACCCTGGCCGAGTGCGCCGTGCGGGAAGTGTACGAGGAAGTGGGCCTGCCCATCACCCTTGGCATTCCCCTGCCCTCAATCCGATACGTGGTGAAGCCGGGGCTCAAGGAGGTCCACTACTGGGCCGCACCGGTCGATGACATGCCGCCCATTCCCGACGGCAAGGAGGTGGACGCCACCATCTGGTGCAGCCCCACCAAGGCGCGCGGGCTGCTGTCCAACCCGTCCGACGTCGAACCCCTCGACGCACTGCTGGCCGCCCACGAGGCGGGGACCCTTGCAACCTGGCCGCTGCTGGTGGTTCGGCATGCCAAGGCCAAGCCCCGTGCGGCCTGGACCCGGGCCGAGGGTGAACGGCCGCTGGCCGCGACCGGACGGCGCCAGGCCTTGTACCTGCAACGGCTGCTCATGTCCTGGCACCCGGAAAGGATCGTCACAAGCGGCTGGATGCGTTGCATTGCCACCATCTCGCCGTACGCCCAGGCCACGAAAGCCAAGGTCAAGGTGGTGCCGTCGCTGACCGAGGCCGACCACAAACGCAACCCGGCCAAGGCCGCCGCCGTCATTGAACGGCTGCTCGCCAAGTCCAGCGCCACGGCCGTCTGCACCCACCGGCCAGTGCTGCCCACGGTTCTGGCCACCCTGGCAACCCATATGGACCCGGCCCTTGCCGGCGTGCTGCCGGTCCTGGACCCGCACCTGGCTCCCGGCGAAGTCCTGGTGGCCCATGTCTCGATCGACAATCCGGGGCGGATCGTGGCGATCGAACAGCACAAACCCTACGAGGACTGA
- a CDS encoding winged helix DNA-binding domain-containing protein produces MTVTPATLARLRLAAQWILPSSTSPTSGPADVVRWMTALQGQDFPGALWSIGLRSPGSTREDVEGAFNRGEIVRSWPLRGTLHVSAAEDLGWILSLTSERMLKSVASRHRQLGITTSDLGQVREVALSLLEADGSGEVPRAGRDELFAAFEAARQPTQTQRGMHLLWLLCVEGTLVQGPITGGAGSGTAQYFVRTDQWITAPRTLPREAALAELALRYFRGHGPATVRDFQWWAKLTLADIKIGLAQAGDQLESVQCEGATYYLAPETAELLKGTVPGARSVLLLPGFDEYLLGYTDRSAALAPEHADLTVPGGNGVFRSTVVTGGKVAGTWRKAPAASGAVVLSELFGELSPNQVKALEKSAEAYAKFLTP; encoded by the coding sequence ATGACCGTCACGCCCGCCACCCTTGCCCGGCTCCGTCTGGCAGCCCAATGGATTTTGCCTTCGTCCACCAGTCCCACTTCGGGACCGGCGGACGTTGTGCGTTGGATGACCGCTCTGCAGGGCCAAGACTTCCCGGGCGCGCTGTGGTCGATCGGACTGCGCAGCCCCGGCAGCACCCGGGAGGACGTTGAGGGAGCCTTCAACCGCGGGGAGATCGTCCGCTCCTGGCCCCTGCGCGGCACCCTGCACGTGAGCGCAGCCGAGGACCTTGGCTGGATCCTCTCGCTCACCTCGGAGCGGATGCTCAAGTCCGTGGCGTCCCGGCACCGCCAGCTGGGCATCACGACGTCGGATCTCGGGCAGGTGCGCGAGGTTGCCCTCTCGCTGTTGGAAGCGGACGGCTCGGGGGAGGTGCCGCGGGCCGGCCGGGATGAACTTTTCGCCGCCTTCGAAGCGGCGCGGCAACCCACCCAAACTCAACGCGGCATGCACCTGCTGTGGTTGCTGTGCGTGGAGGGGACACTGGTGCAGGGCCCCATCACGGGCGGCGCGGGAAGTGGAACCGCCCAATACTTTGTCCGCACGGACCAATGGATCACGGCGCCACGGACCCTGCCAAGGGAGGCCGCCCTGGCCGAATTGGCGCTGCGTTACTTTCGCGGCCACGGGCCGGCCACCGTCAGGGATTTCCAGTGGTGGGCCAAGCTCACGCTCGCCGACATCAAGATTGGCCTGGCCCAGGCCGGGGACCAACTCGAATCCGTGCAGTGCGAAGGAGCCACCTACTATTTGGCTCCGGAGACGGCCGAGCTCCTCAAAGGAACCGTGCCGGGTGCGCGGTCGGTGCTGTTGCTGCCCGGATTCGATGAGTATTTGCTCGGCTACACGGACCGCAGCGCAGCCCTGGCACCCGAACACGCGGACCTCACGGTGCCCGGCGGAAACGGCGTGTTCAGGTCCACCGTGGTGACCGGCGGCAAGGTGGCTGGGACCTGGCGCAAGGCACCCGCGGCGAGCGGCGCCGTCGTGCTTTCCGAACTCTTTGGCGAGCTCAGCCCAAACCAGGTCAAGGCGCTGGAGAAGTCGGCCGAAGCCTACGCGAAATTCCTCACCCCTTAA
- a CDS encoding UDP-N-acetylmuramate dehydrogenase: protein MNEQTFLHSLTTLGVGGPARTFVQATTEAEIIAAVRQADDAGTPLLIVGGGSNLVVSDDGFDGTVLKIASTGFAASSEDTCGGASVVVQAGHDWDDFVHQSVLHAWSGLEALSGIPGAAGATPVQNVGAYGADVGQTIASVRVWDRERSAVRTFTNSELKFGYRDSIIKAGTVNGSPRHVVLTVEFQLLLGRMSAPIKYAELARRLGVEVGQRANSLEVRRAVLALRASKGMVLDPADRDTYSTGSFFTNPIVTPEAADALPADAPRYPGAGGVKLSAAWLIERAGFAKGFGLADDGVASGRASLSTKHTLAITNRGGASASDVLAVARTVRDGVQAKFGISLHPEPVLVGCSL from the coding sequence GTGAATGAGCAAACTTTCCTGCACTCCCTGACCACGCTTGGCGTGGGCGGCCCGGCCCGCACTTTCGTCCAGGCCACCACGGAGGCGGAGATCATTGCCGCCGTGCGGCAGGCGGACGACGCCGGCACCCCCCTGTTAATTGTGGGCGGCGGCTCCAACCTGGTGGTCTCCGACGACGGCTTTGACGGCACCGTGCTCAAGATTGCCAGCACGGGCTTTGCCGCCAGTTCCGAGGACACGTGCGGGGGAGCCTCCGTGGTGGTCCAGGCCGGCCATGACTGGGACGACTTCGTCCACCAGTCGGTGCTGCACGCCTGGAGCGGGCTGGAGGCGTTGTCAGGCATTCCCGGCGCGGCTGGGGCGACCCCCGTGCAAAATGTTGGCGCCTACGGGGCCGACGTGGGCCAAACCATCGCCTCCGTCCGGGTGTGGGACCGCGAACGCAGCGCCGTGCGCACCTTCACCAACTCGGAGCTGAAATTTGGCTACCGGGACTCGATCATCAAGGCCGGGACGGTCAACGGCTCCCCGCGCCACGTGGTGCTGACGGTGGAATTCCAGCTGCTGCTGGGCCGCATGAGCGCGCCCATCAAGTATGCCGAACTGGCCCGCCGGCTCGGCGTCGAGGTGGGCCAGCGCGCCAATTCCCTCGAGGTGCGCCGCGCCGTCCTTGCCCTCCGCGCCTCCAAGGGCATGGTGCTTGACCCGGCGGACCGGGATACCTATTCAACGGGCTCCTTCTTCACCAACCCGATCGTCACCCCCGAGGCGGCCGACGCCCTGCCCGCGGACGCCCCGCGCTACCCGGGCGCCGGCGGCGTGAAGCTCAGCGCCGCCTGGCTGATCGAGCGGGCCGGCTTCGCCAAGGGCTTTGGCCTGGCCGACGACGGCGTTGCGTCCGGACGTGCGTCCCTCTCCACGAAGCACACCCTCGCCATCACCAACAGGGGCGGGGCATCGGCGTCGGACGTCCTGGCCGTGGCCCGCACCGTCCGCGACGGCGTGCAGGCGAAATTCGGCATCAGCCTGCACCCGGAACCCGTCCTGGTGGGCTGCTCGCTCTAG
- a CDS encoding thymidylate synthase — translation MSIPTPYEDMLRDVLAHGTAKSDRTGTGTRSVFGRQLRFDLSKSFPLITTKRVHFKSVAMELLWFLRGDSNVRWLQENGVKIWNEWADDDGELGPVYGVQWRSWPTPDGEHVDQITQVMESLRSNPDSRRHIVSAWNVGELKNMALPPCHAFFQFYVEPTADGRGKLSCQLYQRSADTFLGVPFNIASYALLTMMVAHQLDMEPGEFIWTGGDVHIYDDHLEQVGEQLSREPYPYPQLRFARKPESILDYTFEDFELVNYQHHPTIKAPIAV, via the coding sequence GTGAGTATTCCAACCCCGTATGAGGACATGCTGCGCGATGTGTTGGCCCACGGCACCGCGAAATCGGACCGCACCGGCACCGGCACGCGCAGCGTTTTTGGCCGCCAACTGCGCTTTGACCTCTCCAAAAGCTTCCCGCTGATCACCACCAAGCGGGTGCACTTCAAATCCGTCGCCATGGAGCTGCTGTGGTTCCTGCGCGGGGACTCCAATGTGCGCTGGCTGCAGGAGAACGGCGTGAAGATCTGGAATGAATGGGCCGACGACGACGGCGAGCTCGGCCCCGTCTACGGCGTCCAGTGGCGCTCCTGGCCCACCCCGGACGGCGAACACGTCGACCAGATCACCCAGGTCATGGAATCGCTGCGCTCCAATCCCGATTCCCGCCGGCACATCGTGTCCGCCTGGAACGTGGGCGAGCTGAAGAACATGGCGCTGCCGCCGTGCCACGCCTTCTTCCAGTTCTATGTGGAACCGACCGCCGACGGCCGAGGCAAGCTCAGCTGCCAGCTGTACCAGCGCTCCGCTGACACGTTCCTGGGTGTGCCGTTCAACATCGCCTCCTACGCGCTGCTGACCATGATGGTGGCACACCAGCTGGACATGGAGCCGGGCGAATTCATCTGGACCGGCGGCGACGTGCACATCTACGACGACCACCTGGAGCAGGTGGGCGAGCAGCTCTCCCGCGAGCCGTACCCGTACCCGCAGTTGCGTTTCGCCCGCAAGCCGGAATCGATCCTCGATTACACTTTTGAAGACTTTGAGCTGGTCAACTACCAGCACCATCCCACGATTAAGGCGCCGATAGCCGTATGA
- a CDS encoding RNA degradosome polyphosphate kinase: MKREYTGPVQTAASFGRERFGSGEVPAARATQDRIDIPEFEPNLMPDGEITPDRFLDRELSWLAFNSRVLELAEDPDLFLLERVNFLSIFASNLDEFFMVRVAGLKRRIATGLAVPSPAGLSPIEVLEQISDAAHALQARHAHVFANQLRPALAYEHIHLVHWNELDDTAKSQLSKMFAEKMFPILTPLAVDPAHPFPYISGLSLNLAVVVRNPVSDKELFARLKVPDLLDRLVSVDGPRAGTVPGRVARFIPLEEVIAEHLDQLFPGMEVLEHHTFRVTRNEDLEVEEDDAENLLQALEKELLRRRFGPPVRLEVTNDINPNILELLVRELDIEETEVYTLPAPLDLRGLSIIGGIDRTDLRYPKHVAHTSRDLNESETAKAANVFAAMRRRDILLHHPYDSFSTSVQAFLEQAASDPKVRAIKQTLYRTSGDSPIVDALVDAAEAGKQVLALVEIKARFDEQANISWARKLEQAGVHVVYGIVGLKTHCKLSLVVRQEQDGLRRYCHIGTGNYHPRTARYYEDLGLLTADNQVGEDLSKLFNQLSGYAPKTTFDRLLVAPRSVRSGLIERIDAEIANKRAGLPAQVRIKVNSMVDESIIDSLYRASQAGVEVGVVVRGICSLRPGVPGLSENITVRSVLGRFLEHSRVFTFANGGDPIVYIGSADMMHRNLDRRVEALVRLGNKDDISHVMSLLDRYLDERTSSWHLENDGEWTRHHRDADGNLLSDVQSWLLASRSRQRLTLHP; encoded by the coding sequence ATGAAACGCGAATACACGGGACCGGTGCAAACCGCGGCGTCGTTTGGGCGGGAACGTTTTGGCTCCGGCGAGGTTCCGGCCGCCCGGGCCACGCAGGACCGGATCGACATCCCCGAGTTTGAGCCGAATCTCATGCCGGACGGCGAGATCACCCCCGACCGATTCCTTGACCGGGAACTGAGCTGGCTGGCCTTCAACTCCCGCGTCCTGGAACTGGCCGAGGACCCCGATCTGTTCCTGCTGGAGCGGGTGAACTTCCTGTCCATCTTTGCCTCCAACCTGGACGAGTTCTTCATGGTCCGGGTGGCCGGCCTGAAGCGCCGCATCGCCACGGGCCTCGCCGTGCCCTCCCCCGCCGGTTTGAGCCCCATCGAGGTGCTGGAGCAGATCAGCGACGCCGCGCACGCCCTGCAGGCCCGGCACGCCCACGTCTTTGCCAACCAGCTGCGCCCCGCGCTGGCCTACGAACACATCCACCTGGTCCACTGGAATGAACTTGACGACACCGCCAAGAGCCAGCTGAGCAAGATGTTCGCGGAAAAGATGTTCCCCATTCTGACCCCGCTCGCCGTGGACCCGGCACACCCCTTCCCGTACATTTCCGGGCTCTCCCTGAACCTGGCCGTGGTGGTCCGCAACCCGGTCAGCGACAAGGAACTCTTCGCCCGCCTGAAGGTGCCGGACCTGCTGGACCGCCTGGTGTCCGTGGACGGCCCGCGCGCCGGCACCGTGCCCGGCCGGGTGGCCCGCTTCATCCCGCTCGAGGAAGTCATTGCCGAGCACCTCGACCAGCTCTTCCCGGGCATGGAGGTGCTGGAGCACCACACCTTCCGTGTGACCCGCAACGAGGACCTCGAGGTGGAGGAGGACGACGCCGAGAACCTCCTGCAGGCCCTCGAAAAGGAATTGCTGCGCCGCCGGTTCGGCCCGCCGGTGCGCCTCGAGGTCACGAACGACATCAACCCCAACATCCTGGAGTTGCTGGTGCGTGAACTCGACATCGAGGAAACCGAGGTCTACACCCTGCCGGCCCCCCTGGACCTGCGCGGACTGTCGATCATCGGCGGAATCGACCGCACGGACCTGCGCTACCCCAAGCACGTGGCCCACACGTCCCGGGACCTGAACGAGTCCGAAACGGCCAAGGCGGCCAACGTCTTTGCCGCCATGCGCCGTCGTGACATCCTCCTGCACCACCCCTACGATTCCTTCTCCACCTCGGTGCAGGCGTTCCTGGAGCAGGCGGCCTCCGACCCCAAGGTCAGGGCCATCAAGCAGACCCTGTACCGGACCTCCGGCGACTCCCCCATTGTCGATGCCCTGGTGGACGCCGCCGAGGCCGGCAAGCAGGTGCTGGCCCTCGTGGAGATCAAGGCCCGCTTTGACGAACAGGCCAACATCTCCTGGGCGCGCAAGCTTGAACAGGCCGGCGTGCACGTGGTGTATGGCATCGTGGGGCTGAAAACGCACTGCAAGCTCTCCCTGGTGGTGCGGCAGGAACAGGACGGCCTGCGCCGGTACTGCCACATCGGTACCGGAAACTACCACCCGCGCACCGCCCGCTACTACGAGGACCTGGGCCTGCTCACGGCCGACAACCAGGTGGGCGAGGATCTGTCGAAGCTGTTCAACCAGCTTTCCGGCTACGCCCCCAAGACGACGTTCGACAGGCTGCTCGTGGCGCCGCGCTCCGTGCGCTCGGGCCTGATCGAGCGCATCGACGCCGAAATTGCGAACAAGCGGGCCGGGCTTCCGGCGCAGGTGCGCATCAAGGTCAACTCGATGGTGGATGAATCCATCATCGATTCCCTGTACCGCGCCTCGCAGGCCGGCGTGGAGGTGGGCGTTGTGGTGCGCGGGATCTGCTCGCTGCGCCCGGGCGTGCCCGGCTTGAGCGAGAACATCACCGTCCGCTCCGTGCTGGGCAGGTTCCTGGAGCACTCGCGCGTGTTCACCTTCGCCAACGGCGGGGACCCGATCGTCTACATTGGCTCGGCGGACATGATGCACCGCAACCTGGACCGCCGGGTTGAGGCCCTGGTCCGGCTCGGCAACAAGGACGACATCTCGCATGTCATGTCCCTGCTGGATCGGTACCTGGACGAACGCACCTCCAGCTGGCACCTGGAAAACGACGGCGAATGGACCCGCCACCACCGCGACGCTGACGGCAATCTGCTCAGCGACGTCCAATCCTGGCTTCTGGCCAGCCGTTCGCGTCAGCGCCTAACCCTCCACCCGTAA
- a CDS encoding fatty acid desaturase family protein, giving the protein MSSATIDSTDVLDEAEAVLRVAKKRPARDRHVTDFIALTEQVRAAGLMEREIRWYVFRMIRLGLGFAAVGVMFVTLGQSWWQMLTAVLFAIMCTLTGFLSHDAAHRQIFASAKKNAWTAVISGNLFVGLSHGWWMNKHGKHHANPNKIGVDTDIAAGALVFDPESASQRTGFAKWFAARQGWFFFPLLTLAVLDLHINSVRRVLDRKHAMPHRKVEMALLFIRLVMFPIAVLLFLGPVFGIAFLVVQELALGLYMGGSFAPNHKGMPLVPKDVKIDFMRRQTLMSRNISGGWIVDAGMGGLNYQIEHHLFPTMSSRNLKRVQPMVRAYCAERNIMYTETTLAKSYMIVMRYLNRVGLGQRDPFECPVTAQLRSAR; this is encoded by the coding sequence ATGTCGTCGGCAACCATTGACAGCACGGACGTACTTGACGAGGCGGAAGCCGTCCTTCGGGTGGCGAAAAAACGCCCCGCGCGGGACCGGCACGTCACGGACTTCATCGCGCTGACCGAGCAGGTGCGGGCCGCCGGGCTCATGGAGCGGGAGATCCGCTGGTACGTGTTCCGGATGATCCGGCTGGGACTGGGCTTTGCCGCCGTCGGCGTCATGTTCGTGACGCTTGGCCAAAGCTGGTGGCAGATGCTTACCGCCGTGCTCTTCGCCATCATGTGTACGCTCACCGGTTTCCTTTCCCACGACGCCGCCCACCGGCAGATCTTCGCCTCCGCGAAGAAGAACGCCTGGACGGCCGTCATCTCCGGCAACCTCTTCGTGGGCCTGAGTCACGGCTGGTGGATGAACAAGCACGGCAAGCACCACGCCAACCCCAACAAAATTGGTGTTGATACGGACATTGCCGCCGGCGCCCTCGTCTTCGACCCGGAATCCGCCTCGCAGCGGACCGGCTTCGCCAAGTGGTTTGCCGCCCGCCAGGGCTGGTTCTTCTTCCCGTTGCTGACCCTGGCCGTGCTGGACCTGCACATCAACTCCGTGCGCCGCGTCCTTGACCGCAAGCACGCCATGCCGCACCGCAAGGTGGAAATGGCCCTGCTGTTCATCCGCCTGGTCATGTTCCCCATTGCCGTGCTGCTGTTCCTGGGCCCGGTCTTCGGCATCGCGTTCCTGGTGGTCCAGGAACTGGCGCTCGGCCTGTACATGGGCGGCTCCTTCGCCCCGAACCACAAGGGCATGCCGCTGGTTCCGAAGGACGTCAAGATCGACTTCATGCGCCGCCAGACCCTCATGAGCCGCAACATCTCCGGCGGTTGGATCGTCGACGCCGGCATGGGCGGGTTGAACTACCAGATCGAGCACCACCTGTTCCCCACCATGTCCTCGCGGAACTTGAAGCGGGTCCAGCCGATGGTGCGCGCCTACTGCGCCGAACGCAACATCATGTACACGGAGACCACGCTGGCCAAGTCCTACATGATCGTCATGCGCTACCTGAACCGCGTGGGCCTGGGCCAGCGCGACCCCTTCGAATGCCCCGTCACCGCGCAGCTCCGCTCCGCCCGCTAA
- a CDS encoding dihydrofolate reductase has protein sequence MSEPASLPTLYRFNEPIVGMIWAQSNQGIIGADGGMPWHLPEDLAHFKRVTDGHPVVMGRKTWDSFPAKFRPLPGRTNIVLTRQEGWAATPEAGGAVVLDSLEEALVEAQFSPGGDEVWVIGGGHVFEEAIDDCNVAVITVINTDVAGDTQAPALGPEWSFRGATPKEGWHTAKNGTEYRFTLWAKGDSEFVAE, from the coding sequence ATGAGCGAGCCCGCTTCCCTCCCCACGCTTTACCGCTTCAACGAACCCATCGTGGGCATGATCTGGGCCCAGAGCAACCAGGGCATCATCGGTGCCGACGGCGGCATGCCGTGGCACCTGCCCGAGGACCTGGCCCACTTCAAGCGCGTCACCGACGGCCATCCCGTGGTCATGGGCCGCAAGACGTGGGATTCGTTCCCGGCGAAGTTCCGCCCGCTGCCGGGCCGCACCAACATCGTGCTGACCCGCCAGGAGGGGTGGGCCGCAACGCCCGAGGCGGGCGGCGCCGTCGTGCTTGATTCGCTCGAGGAGGCCCTCGTGGAGGCGCAGTTCTCCCCCGGCGGCGACGAGGTGTGGGTCATTGGCGGCGGGCACGTGTTCGAGGAAGCCATCGACGACTGCAACGTCGCGGTCATCACCGTCATCAACACGGACGTGGCCGGAGACACCCAGGCGCCGGCACTGGGCCCGGAATGGAGCTTCCGCGGCGCCACCCCCAAGGAGGGCTGGCACACGGCCAAAAACGGCACCGAATACCGTTTCACCCTGTGGGCCAAGGGCGATTCTGAGTTCGTCGCCGAATAG
- the asd gene encoding aspartate-semialdehyde dehydrogenase, with amino-acid sequence MTSNSVPSVGLVGWRGMVGSVLVQRMQAERDFGDINPVFFSTSNAGGSAPVIAGAGDAGKLEDAFDIDTLAKLPIIVTAQGGDYTKRVHTELRGRGWDGLWLDAASTLRMNDDSIIVLDPINRDVIDAGLAGGTRDFVGGNCTVSCMLMGLGGLFKNNLVEWGTSMTYQAASGGGARHMRELLSQFGTLNSEVSSELDDPASAILDIDRKVLAHQREGVDATQFGVPLAGSLIPWIDADLGNGQSKEEWKAGVETNKILGTSDANRVIMDGLCVRIGAMRSHSQALTLKLREDLSVAEIESLLANDNQWAKVVPNTKEASMADLTPVAASGTLDVPVGRIRKMEMGPEYISAFTVGDQLLWGAAEPLRRMLKIAVGTL; translated from the coding sequence ATGACCTCTAACAGTGTTCCTTCCGTCGGCCTGGTTGGCTGGCGCGGCATGGTCGGCTCGGTCCTGGTGCAGCGTATGCAGGCCGAGCGCGACTTTGGCGACATCAACCCCGTCTTCTTCTCCACCTCCAACGCCGGCGGCAGCGCCCCGGTGATTGCCGGCGCCGGCGATGCCGGAAAGCTCGAAGACGCCTTTGACATTGACACGTTGGCCAAGCTGCCGATCATCGTCACGGCCCAGGGCGGGGACTACACCAAGCGCGTGCACACCGAGCTGCGCGGGCGCGGCTGGGACGGCCTGTGGCTGGACGCCGCGTCCACGCTGCGCATGAACGACGACTCCATCATCGTGCTGGACCCCATCAACCGCGACGTGATCGACGCCGGCCTGGCCGGCGGAACGCGCGACTTCGTGGGCGGAAACTGCACCGTCTCCTGCATGCTCATGGGCCTGGGCGGACTGTTCAAGAACAACCTCGTCGAGTGGGGCACGTCCATGACGTACCAGGCTGCCTCCGGCGGCGGCGCCCGGCACATGCGCGAGCTCCTGAGCCAGTTCGGCACGCTCAACTCCGAGGTATCCAGCGAACTGGACGACCCGGCGTCGGCCATCCTGGACATTGACCGCAAGGTCCTGGCCCACCAGCGCGAGGGCGTCGACGCCACCCAGTTCGGCGTCCCCCTGGCCGGCTCGCTGATCCCCTGGATCGACGCGGACCTGGGCAACGGGCAGTCCAAGGAGGAGTGGAAGGCCGGGGTGGAGACCAACAAGATCCTGGGCACCTCCGACGCCAACCGCGTGATCATGGACGGCCTCTGCGTGCGGATCGGTGCCATGCGCTCCCACTCGCAGGCTCTCACGTTGAAGCTGCGCGAGGACCTGTCGGTGGCCGAGATCGAGTCACTGCTGGCCAACGACAACCAGTGGGCCAAGGTGGTGCCCAACACGAAGGAAGCCTCCATGGCCGATCTCACCCCGGTGGCCGCCTCCGGCACGCTGGACGTTCCCGTGGGCCGCATCCGCAAGATGGAGATGGGTCCGGAGTACATCAGCGCGTTCACGGTGGGCGACCAACTCCTCTGGGGCGCCGCCGAGCCGCTGCGCCGCATGCTCAAGATCGCGGTCGGCACGCTCTAG